In a single window of the Nicotiana tomentosiformis chromosome 8, ASM39032v3, whole genome shotgun sequence genome:
- the LOC138898042 gene encoding uncharacterized protein has product MEFIVDLDKRTCDCSEFQLDEIPCEHAIAAIDSIYQKKSAFCSAYYTRDFWLKTYEGQVNSVGDSTTWVIPDTIKSEITKPPDAKVMLGRRQKNRHVSCTEFKKESRCGRCKRYGHNRTNCTNSAAVHPYARKYWKKMIDYIK; this is encoded by the coding sequence ATGGAATTTATTGTTGATCTAGACAAAAGAACATGTGATTGTTCTGAATTTCAGCTAGATGAGATACCCTGTGAACATGCAATTGCTGCAATCGACAGTATATATCAAAAGAAATCGGCTTTCTGCTCCGCCTATTATACAAGGGACTTTTGGTTGAAAACATATGAAGGGCAAGTAAATTCTGTAGGTGATTCAACAACATGGGTTATACCAGATACTATTAAATCAGAAATCACTAAGCCTCCAGATGCAAAAGTTATGCTAGGAAGAAGACAGAAGAATCGACATGTTTCCTGTACAGAATTCAAGAAGGAATCAAGATGTGGTCGTTGTAAAAGATATGGGCATAACAGAACAAATTGCACAAATTCAGCAGCGGTTCATCCTTATGCAAGAAAATACTGGAAAAAAATGATTGATTATATAAAATAA